In Aeromicrobium marinum DSM 15272, one genomic interval encodes:
- a CDS encoding FkbM family methyltransferase — MSARHRVVAAVATRLGRRGFELRRHSAVRRQSVLTRHGVDLVLDVGAAGGGYGSSLRAFGYTGDIVSFEPLSTPFADLGAVIAGDPRWTARNVALGQEAGEVVINVASNSTSSSILPMLDAHVDAAPQVTYVGTETVTVARLDDEAREVVAGHRRPFLKIDTQGFEREVLAGGADTVAACVGLQLELSLVPLYGGGMLIDEAVSWAYDHGFRMVGLEQGYAAPTGEILQIDGVFVRADPAA, encoded by the coding sequence ATGAGCGCACGACACCGCGTGGTGGCCGCGGTCGCGACCCGGCTCGGCCGCCGCGGCTTCGAGCTGCGTCGGCACTCGGCGGTGCGCCGCCAGTCGGTGCTGACCCGCCACGGGGTCGACCTCGTCCTCGACGTCGGCGCCGCCGGCGGCGGCTACGGCTCGTCGTTGCGAGCCTTCGGCTACACCGGCGACATCGTGTCCTTCGAGCCGTTGTCGACCCCCTTCGCCGACCTGGGCGCCGTGATCGCCGGCGACCCCCGGTGGACGGCCCGCAACGTCGCGCTGGGGCAGGAGGCCGGGGAGGTCGTCATCAACGTGGCGTCCAACAGCACCAGCAGCTCGATCCTGCCGATGCTCGACGCCCACGTCGACGCCGCACCGCAGGTGACCTACGTCGGGACCGAGACCGTGACCGTCGCCCGGCTCGACGACGAGGCCCGCGAGGTGGTGGCCGGTCACCGGCGCCCGTTCCTCAAGATCGACACGCAGGGTTTCGAGCGCGAGGTGCTCGCGGGAGGTGCGGACACCGTCGCGGCCTGCGTCGGGCTCCAGCTCGAGCTGTCGCTCGTGCCGCTCTACGGCGGCGGCATGCTGATCGACGAGGCCGTCTCGTGGGCGTACGACCACGGGTTCCGGATGGTCGGGCTCGAGCAGGGCTACGCGGCGCCCACGGGGGAGATCCTGCAGATCGACGGCGTGTTCGTCCGAGCCGACCCGGCGGCCTGA
- a CDS encoding energy-coupling factor ABC transporter ATP-binding protein, whose protein sequence is MIELEGASVVVDSPDGPVTLLGPTTLTLDERRVGIIGANGSGKSTLARLLNGLALPATGAVRVDGLDVATQGREVRRRVGFVFTHPDAQLVMPTPLEDVSLSLRRSVPDKAERRRRAREVLDSIGLADRADVPVHSLSGGQKQLLALAGVLATGPDVVVADEPTTLLDLRNTRTVADHLFGLQQQLVLVTHDLALARRCDRVLVVDDGRVVHDGAAEAAVEHYVGLVDV, encoded by the coding sequence ATGATTGAGCTGGAGGGTGCCTCCGTCGTCGTCGACTCACCCGACGGACCGGTCACGCTGCTCGGACCGACGACCCTGACGCTCGACGAACGCCGCGTCGGGATCATCGGTGCCAACGGCTCCGGCAAGTCGACCCTCGCCCGACTGCTGAACGGGCTGGCCCTGCCGGCCACCGGCGCCGTGCGCGTCGACGGGCTCGACGTCGCGACGCAGGGACGCGAGGTCCGCCGTCGGGTGGGGTTCGTGTTCACCCACCCCGACGCGCAGCTGGTCATGCCCACCCCGCTCGAGGACGTCTCGCTCTCGCTGCGGCGCAGCGTGCCCGACAAGGCCGAGCGACGACGGCGGGCCCGCGAGGTGCTCGACTCGATCGGTCTCGCCGACCGTGCCGACGTGCCGGTGCACTCGCTGTCGGGCGGCCAGAAGCAGCTCCTGGCCTTGGCCGGGGTGCTCGCGACCGGACCGGACGTCGTGGTCGCGGACGAACCGACGACCCTGCTCGACCTGCGCAACACCCGGACCGTGGCCGACCACCTGTTCGGCCTGCAGCAGCAGCTGGTGCTGGTCACCCACGACCTGGCCCTCGCCCGGCGCTGCGACCGGGTGCTGGTCGTCGACGACGGCCGGGTCGTGCACGACGGCGCCGCGGAGGCGGCGGTCGAGCACTACGTCGGGCTCGTCGATGTCTGA
- a CDS encoding class I SAM-dependent methyltransferase, whose protein sequence is MACDCCGSTTWLPLFTENGVRLGQCPDCDLLSIDDIPAPERRMTEMEAGHYAGSQEIVGASKQSASERILADRFRGYVDLARRHVDGGAWLDIGCGAGLLMGLAQEAGYTAEGIELSADRLATARRLTGAPVHGVPVEDVGYPDASFDVISMINVFSHLISPTQTFTELARILRPGGVVVMVTGEMTAGVEQGDMLHWSLGDHLYFLGDRTMDRYAAKIGLEVVHHSRRWLPDEMFSREWLRMKGRSRAKNAVKTTVRFTPGGLAALRAVMLRRQADSSAHTSEFVLRVPA, encoded by the coding sequence ATGGCGTGCGACTGCTGCGGATCCACCACGTGGCTCCCGCTGTTCACCGAGAACGGGGTCCGGCTCGGCCAGTGCCCCGACTGCGACCTGCTCTCGATCGACGACATCCCGGCGCCGGAGCGTCGCATGACCGAGATGGAGGCCGGACACTACGCCGGTTCGCAGGAGATCGTCGGCGCCAGCAAGCAGAGCGCCTCCGAACGGATCCTGGCCGACCGGTTCCGCGGCTACGTCGACCTCGCCCGCCGGCACGTCGACGGCGGCGCGTGGCTGGACATCGGGTGCGGCGCCGGCCTGCTGATGGGCCTGGCCCAGGAGGCGGGCTACACGGCAGAAGGCATCGAGCTCAGCGCGGACCGGCTCGCCACGGCCCGCCGCCTGACGGGAGCCCCCGTGCACGGTGTGCCGGTCGAGGACGTCGGCTACCCCGACGCCAGCTTCGACGTCATCAGCATGATCAACGTCTTCTCGCACCTGATCAGCCCGACGCAGACCTTCACCGAGCTGGCCCGGATCCTGCGGCCCGGCGGCGTGGTCGTGATGGTCACCGGCGAGATGACCGCCGGCGTGGAGCAGGGCGACATGCTGCACTGGAGCCTGGGCGACCACCTGTACTTCCTCGGTGACCGCACCATGGACCGCTACGCCGCGAAGATCGGCCTCGAGGTCGTCCACCACTCGCGCCGCTGGCTGCCCGACGAGATGTTCAGCCGTGAGTGGCTGCGCATGAAGGGGCGGTCACGGGCCAAGAACGCGGTCAAGACCACGGTGCGGTTCACTCCCGGCGGCCTGGCCGCGCTGCGGGCGGTGATGCTGCGGCGTCAGGCCGACAGCTCGGCCCACACCAGCGAGTTCGTGCTGCGCGTCCCCGCCTGA
- a CDS encoding biotin transporter BioY — protein MTTPGPTAAPTRRRSPSTDLALVTTFAAVIGVCAVLPAINGVANVPFTLQMFGVFLAGAVLGAKRGFVAVALYLAVATAGVPIFAQGQAGPGVWGGATGGYLLAFPIAAFLVGVVASAMVRRGPTPFTVAVSVAAAVATVAVVGTLGTLGMARALDVPLGVAWGYATPFFLADIAKGVIAAIVAAAVHRAFPRLTRG, from the coding sequence ATGACCACGCCCGGCCCCACCGCTGCACCCACCCGTCGCCGCTCCCCGTCGACGGACCTCGCGCTCGTCACCACTTTCGCCGCCGTCATCGGCGTCTGTGCCGTGCTGCCCGCGATCAACGGCGTCGCCAACGTGCCGTTCACCCTGCAGATGTTCGGCGTGTTCCTCGCCGGTGCCGTCCTCGGCGCGAAGCGCGGCTTCGTCGCGGTCGCGCTCTACCTGGCCGTCGCGACCGCCGGAGTGCCGATCTTCGCCCAGGGCCAGGCCGGACCCGGTGTGTGGGGCGGTGCCACGGGTGGCTACCTGCTGGCCTTCCCGATCGCGGCGTTCCTCGTCGGCGTGGTCGCCTCGGCGATGGTCCGCCGCGGACCCACCCCGTTCACGGTGGCCGTCTCGGTCGCTGCCGCCGTCGCCACGGTGGCCGTGGTCGGGACGCTCGGCACCCTGGGCATGGCCCGGGCCCTCGACGTGCCGCTCGGCGTCGCCTGGGGCTACGCGACGCCGTTCTTCCTCGCCGACATCGCCAAGGGCGTGATCGCGGCGATCGTCGCCGCCGCCGTGCACCGCGCCTTCCCCCGCCTCACCCGCGGGTAG
- a CDS encoding TetR/AcrR family transcriptional regulator, giving the protein MAHTRDDVVAGALRVLDGFGLEFCSMRRVAAELDVQASALYHHVPNKQTLLALMADRIVDGVEVTQDVAASMHRLREAMLAIRDGADVVATATAFRLGTSAVEEALIASIGPDVARTLLIYVVGHTQTTQLHRQAADAGAITLDPDLDASFERGLGIILR; this is encoded by the coding sequence ATGGCCCACACACGCGACGACGTCGTCGCGGGAGCGCTGCGGGTGCTCGACGGCTTCGGTCTGGAGTTCTGCTCCATGCGCCGCGTCGCGGCCGAGCTCGACGTGCAGGCCAGCGCCCTGTACCACCACGTGCCGAACAAGCAGACCCTGCTGGCGCTCATGGCCGATCGCATCGTCGACGGGGTGGAGGTCACCCAGGACGTCGCTGCCTCGATGCACCGACTGCGGGAGGCGATGCTGGCGATCCGGGACGGCGCCGACGTCGTGGCCACGGCCACGGCGTTCCGTCTGGGGACCTCGGCCGTCGAGGAGGCGCTCATCGCGAGCATCGGCCCCGACGTCGCCCGCACCCTGCTGATCTACGTCGTCGGCCACACCCAGACGACGCAGCTCCACCGTCAGGCGGCCGACGCGGGCGCCATCACCCTCGACCCGGATCTCGACGCCTCCTTCGAGCGAGGACTCGGCATCATCCTGCGCTGA
- a CDS encoding energy-coupling factor transporter transmembrane component T family protein, which yields MSELLGVYRPGTSLLHRLPAGPKLAVVALWSIAVVLLRGPITSPAFAVVAVAVAVWSGLALRRTLRTMRGFLLLMVLVAAFQTWQRGPDVAATVVGSLFALFLVGLAFTATTAVDDLLGTVERIASPVRFVGGRPERIALAFALVLRALPAVLEVAQETRAAARARGLDRSPRALLVPFAIRVVAHAYATGDALAARGLDDS from the coding sequence ATGTCTGAGCTGCTCGGCGTCTACCGCCCCGGTACGAGCCTGCTGCACCGCCTGCCGGCGGGCCCGAAGCTGGCGGTGGTCGCTCTCTGGTCGATCGCGGTGGTCCTGCTGCGGGGCCCGATCACCTCCCCGGCGTTCGCGGTCGTCGCGGTCGCGGTGGCCGTGTGGTCGGGTCTCGCCTTGCGCCGCACCCTGCGGACGATGCGTGGCTTCCTGCTGCTCATGGTCCTCGTCGCGGCGTTCCAGACCTGGCAGCGCGGACCGGACGTCGCCGCCACCGTCGTCGGAAGCCTGTTCGCCCTGTTCCTGGTGGGGCTCGCCTTCACCGCGACGACCGCCGTCGACGACCTGCTGGGCACCGTCGAGCGGATCGCGTCACCGGTGCGGTTCGTGGGCGGGCGCCCCGAGCGGATCGCCCTGGCGTTCGCCCTGGTGCTGCGGGCGCTGCCGGCCGTGCTGGAGGTCGCCCAGGAGACTCGCGCAGCAGCGCGGGCCCGCGGCCTGGACCGCAGCCCGCGCGCCCTGCTGGTGCCGTTCGCGATCCGCGTCGTCGCCCACGCGTACGCCACGGGCGACGCCCTCGCCGCCCGAGGGCTCGACGACTCCTGA
- a CDS encoding glycosyltransferase family 4 protein, translated as MRVAVLMTGLTAYQDTCFQQLSELGNDLLLVHPGSMPFAPFGEDSFNRTVQRLVWDDAMPTPDELLPVLEAFDPDVVIMWSWDGKGYRAAMKRYRGRALRVIFTSNFWHGSLKQWAGLLAGRFYVLPLFDAAWVPGERSELFARRIGFEGRQIIRGANSADTPKFDRGARDTAELAGRRRFLFTGRLIWHKAPAELAEAYRRYRELVDDPWDLDVAGDGPLRTAFEGVPGVRMHGFVQPADLADLMHTSSCFLLPSHLEWYGVVVHEAAVAGLPVICSDGVGAVPHLLQDGFNGWTVPAGDTEALTEAMVRMSSVDTTRLAAMSAGSRALGSRLSPTIWAQNLHEQLESRLHKGDWRSKETVR; from the coding sequence TTGCGCGTCGCCGTGCTGATGACCGGCCTGACGGCCTACCAGGACACCTGTTTCCAGCAGCTGAGTGAGCTGGGCAACGACCTGCTGCTGGTCCATCCCGGGTCGATGCCGTTCGCGCCCTTCGGCGAGGACAGTTTCAACCGCACGGTGCAGCGGCTCGTCTGGGACGACGCCATGCCTACACCGGACGAGCTCCTGCCCGTGCTGGAGGCCTTCGACCCGGACGTCGTCATCATGTGGTCCTGGGACGGCAAGGGCTACCGCGCCGCGATGAAGCGCTACCGGGGCCGGGCGCTCCGCGTGATCTTCACCAGCAACTTCTGGCACGGCAGCCTCAAGCAGTGGGCCGGCCTCCTCGCCGGCCGGTTCTACGTGCTCCCGCTGTTCGATGCCGCCTGGGTGCCGGGCGAGCGGTCCGAGCTGTTCGCCCGCCGGATCGGCTTCGAGGGTCGACAGATCATCCGCGGGGCCAACTCGGCCGACACGCCGAAGTTCGACCGCGGCGCCCGGGACACCGCCGAGCTCGCCGGCCGGCGCCGGTTCCTGTTCACCGGGCGGCTGATCTGGCACAAGGCCCCGGCCGAGCTCGCCGAGGCCTACCGCCGGTACCGCGAGCTGGTCGACGACCCGTGGGACCTCGACGTCGCCGGCGACGGTCCGCTCCGCACGGCCTTCGAGGGGGTCCCGGGGGTCCGCATGCACGGATTCGTGCAGCCGGCCGACCTCGCGGACCTCATGCACACCTCGTCGTGCTTCCTGCTCCCCTCGCACCTGGAGTGGTACGGCGTCGTCGTCCACGAGGCCGCCGTGGCCGGGCTCCCGGTCATCTGCTCCGACGGGGTGGGAGCGGTGCCGCACCTGCTGCAGGACGGGTTCAACGGCTGGACGGTGCCGGCCGGCGACACCGAGGCGCTCACCGAGGCGATGGTCCGGATGTCCTCGGTCGACACGACCCGGCTCGCGGCGATGTCGGCGGGCAGCCGCGCCCTGGGCAGTCGTCTGTCCCCGACCATCTGGGCCCAGAACCTGCACGAACAGCTGGAGTCGCGGCTGCACAAGGGTGACTGGCGATCGAAGGAGACGGTCCGATGA
- a CDS encoding sensor histidine kinase, whose product MEDLGLALGIAVGVVAAAAGIRWWLLGRRPGLGSAEDRATYATLHTASLVAPALRGGLDADSARRSLPHVQALLGRPTVGITGTHGTLAWSGPPAPAAVQDLVDAVIAGGGTQASGTAIAAPLVVEDRVVGSVVVVAEETSAGLARATSEVARWMSSQLELAELAASRTALMEAELRALRAQISPHFIYNSLGAIASFVRTDPERARALLLEFADFTRYSFRQHGEFTTLAEELRSIERYLVLEKARFGERLRVVVSVAPEVLNVTLPFLSVQPLVENAVRHGLEARPGTGTITVSARDAATECLIEIEDDGAGADPETVRAALAGRSVSGSVGLANVDERLRAVYGNDYGIVVETAPGLGTKVSLRVPKYAPTTVTAITPTISP is encoded by the coding sequence ATGGAGGACCTCGGTCTCGCACTGGGCATCGCCGTCGGCGTGGTCGCCGCGGCGGCCGGCATCCGGTGGTGGCTGCTCGGTCGCCGGCCCGGCCTCGGCTCGGCCGAGGACCGCGCGACCTACGCCACGCTGCACACCGCCTCCTTGGTCGCCCCTGCCCTGCGCGGGGGCCTCGACGCCGACAGTGCCCGCCGGTCGCTGCCGCACGTGCAGGCCCTGCTGGGCCGTCCGACCGTGGGCATCACGGGCACCCACGGCACCCTCGCCTGGTCGGGGCCGCCGGCACCGGCCGCGGTGCAGGACCTCGTCGACGCCGTGATCGCCGGCGGCGGCACCCAGGCGTCCGGCACCGCGATCGCGGCACCGCTGGTCGTCGAGGACCGGGTGGTCGGCAGCGTCGTGGTGGTCGCCGAGGAGACGTCGGCGGGCCTGGCCCGGGCCACCAGCGAGGTCGCGCGATGGATGTCGAGCCAGCTGGAGCTGGCCGAGCTCGCTGCGTCCCGCACGGCGCTCATGGAGGCCGAGCTGCGCGCGCTGCGGGCCCAGATCTCCCCCCACTTCATCTACAACTCGCTCGGGGCGATCGCGTCGTTCGTCCGCACCGACCCCGAGCGCGCCCGGGCGCTGCTGCTGGAGTTCGCCGACTTCACCCGCTACTCCTTCCGCCAGCACGGCGAGTTCACGACGCTGGCCGAGGAGCTGCGGTCGATCGAGCGCTACCTGGTGCTGGAGAAGGCCCGGTTCGGTGAGCGGCTGCGGGTCGTGGTCAGCGTCGCTCCCGAGGTGCTCAACGTGACCCTGCCGTTCCTGTCGGTCCAGCCGCTGGTCGAGAACGCCGTCCGGCACGGCCTCGAGGCCAGGCCCGGGACGGGGACGATCACGGTGTCGGCCCGTGACGCCGCGACGGAGTGCCTCATCGAGATCGAGGACGACGGCGCGGGCGCGGACCCCGAGACCGTGCGGGCGGCCCTCGCCGGTCGGTCGGTGTCCGGCTCGGTCGGGCTGGCCAACGTCGACGAGCGGCTGCGGGCCGTGTACGGCAACGACTACGGGATCGTCGTCGAGACCGCGCCGGGCCTGGGGACCAAGGTCTCGTTGCGCGTCCCGAAGTACGCCCCCACCACCGTGACGGCGATCACACCTACGATCTCTCCATGA
- a CDS encoding NADP-dependent isocitrate dehydrogenase yields MTDSTIIYTHTDEAPALATYSFLPVVQTYAATAGVAVQTRDISLAGRIISQFPEFLTEDQRVDDALAELGALAKTPGANIIKLPNVSASIPQLKAAVAELQQQGYALPNYPDSPQTDEERDVRARYDKVKGSAVNPVLREGNSDRRAPASVKNYAKAHPHSMGAWSADSRTNVATMGADDFAANEQSVVIAADDTLRIELVGADGTTTVLRESVPVLAGEVVDASVLRVASLREFLTAQIARAKDEGVLFSVHLKATMMKVSDPIIFGHVVRAFFPKTFAAHGEQLAAAGLSANDGLGGILAGLTGVDGGAEIAASFEAELADGPELAMVDSDRGISNLHVPSDVIVDASMPAMIRTSGHMWGPDGEEADTLAVIPDSSYASIYQVTIDDCRTHGAYDPATMGSVSNVGLMAQAAEEYGSHDKTFEIPAAGTVRVVDGGGRTLLEHEVDAGDVWRACQTKDVPIRDWVKLAVSRARATGDPAVFWLDENRAHDANLIGKVTEYLRDHDTDGLEISVATPADAIAFSLERIRRGEDTISVTGNVLRDYLTDLFPILELGTSAKMLSVVPLINGGGLFETGAGGSAPKHVQQLVKENYLRWDSLGEFLALAVSFEHLAQTTDNARAQVLADTLDRATGTFLGENRSPGRKLGTIDNRGSHFYLALYWAQELAAQTDDAELAEAFAQLAGSLKDNEDTIVAELLAVQGSPAEIGGYYRPDDALAEAVMRPSTTLNEVLATL; encoded by the coding sequence GTGACCGACTCGACCATCATCTACACCCACACCGACGAGGCGCCGGCCCTGGCCACGTACTCCTTCCTCCCGGTCGTCCAGACCTACGCGGCCACCGCCGGGGTCGCCGTCCAGACCCGCGACATCTCGCTGGCCGGCCGCATCATCAGCCAGTTCCCTGAGTTCCTCACCGAGGACCAGCGGGTCGACGACGCGCTCGCCGAGCTGGGAGCGCTGGCCAAGACGCCGGGCGCCAACATCATCAAGCTGCCGAACGTCTCGGCGTCGATCCCCCAGCTGAAGGCCGCCGTGGCCGAGCTGCAGCAGCAGGGCTACGCGCTGCCGAACTACCCCGACTCGCCGCAGACCGACGAGGAGCGCGACGTGCGCGCTCGCTACGACAAGGTCAAGGGCAGCGCGGTCAACCCGGTCCTGCGTGAGGGCAACTCCGACCGCCGCGCACCGGCCTCGGTCAAGAACTACGCCAAGGCGCACCCCCACTCGATGGGTGCCTGGTCGGCCGACTCCCGCACCAACGTCGCCACGATGGGCGCCGACGACTTCGCGGCCAACGAGCAGTCGGTCGTCATCGCCGCCGACGACACGCTGCGCATCGAGCTGGTCGGCGCGGACGGCACCACCACGGTCCTGCGCGAGTCCGTGCCGGTGCTGGCGGGCGAGGTCGTCGACGCCAGCGTCCTGCGGGTCGCCTCGCTGCGGGAGTTCCTCACCGCGCAGATCGCCCGGGCCAAGGACGAGGGCGTCCTGTTCTCGGTGCACCTGAAGGCCACCATGATGAAGGTGTCCGACCCGATCATCTTCGGCCACGTGGTCCGCGCCTTCTTCCCGAAGACGTTCGCCGCCCACGGCGAGCAGCTGGCGGCGGCCGGGCTGTCGGCCAACGACGGTCTGGGCGGCATCCTCGCCGGCCTCACCGGGGTCGACGGCGGCGCCGAGATCGCTGCCTCGTTCGAGGCCGAGCTGGCCGACGGACCCGAGCTGGCGATGGTCGACTCCGACCGCGGCATCTCCAACCTGCACGTGCCGAGCGACGTCATCGTCGACGCCTCCATGCCCGCGATGATCCGGACCTCCGGTCACATGTGGGGCCCGGACGGTGAGGAGGCCGACACGCTCGCGGTCATCCCCGACAGCAGCTACGCCTCGATCTACCAGGTCACGATCGACGACTGCCGGACGCACGGCGCCTACGACCCGGCCACGATGGGCTCGGTGTCGAACGTCGGCCTGATGGCGCAGGCCGCCGAGGAGTACGGCAGCCACGACAAGACGTTCGAGATCCCCGCGGCCGGCACGGTGCGGGTGGTCGACGGCGGCGGCCGGACCCTGCTGGAGCACGAGGTCGATGCCGGTGACGTGTGGCGGGCCTGCCAGACCAAGGACGTGCCGATCCGTGACTGGGTCAAGCTGGCCGTCAGCCGCGCCCGCGCCACCGGCGACCCGGCGGTGTTCTGGCTCGACGAGAACCGCGCGCACGACGCCAACCTCATCGGCAAGGTCACGGAGTACCTGCGCGACCACGACACCGACGGTCTGGAGATCTCGGTGGCGACGCCGGCCGACGCGATCGCCTTCTCCCTGGAGCGGATCCGCCGCGGCGAGGACACCATCAGCGTCACGGGCAACGTGCTGCGCGACTACCTCACCGACCTGTTCCCGATCCTCGAGCTCGGCACCAGCGCCAAGATGCTGTCGGTCGTGCCGCTGATCAACGGTGGCGGGCTGTTCGAGACCGGAGCCGGCGGGTCGGCCCCGAAGCACGTCCAGCAGCTGGTCAAGGAGAACTACCTCCGCTGGGACAGTCTCGGAGAGTTCCTCGCGCTGGCGGTCAGCTTCGAGCACCTGGCCCAGACCACCGACAACGCCCGCGCCCAGGTGCTGGCGGACACCCTCGACCGCGCCACCGGCACGTTCCTCGGCGAGAACCGGTCGCCGGGGCGCAAGCTCGGCACGATCGACAACCGGGGCAGCCACTTCTACCTGGCGCTGTACTGGGCCCAGGAGCTGGCCGCGCAGACCGACGACGCCGAGCTGGCGGAGGCCTTCGCGCAGCTGGCGGGTTCGCTGAAGGACAACGAGGACACGATCGTGGCGGAGCTGCTCGCGGTGCAGGGCTCCCCGGCCGAGATCGGCGGCTACTACCGCCCCGACGACGCCCTGGCCGAGGCCGTCATGCGCCCCTCGACCACCCTCAACGAGGTCCTCGCCACCCTCTGA
- a CDS encoding GuaB1 family IMP dehydrogenase-related protein, with protein MKFLNDLQPQHDLTYNDVFMVPNASDVASRFDVDLSTPDGTGTTLPLVVSNMTAISGRRMAETVARRGGIAIIPQDIPVEVVAETVRRVKDAHVLYDTPVTVDPRMTIGEALSLIPKRAHGAAVVVDGGRPVGIVTARDGAEVDRFAQVREVMSTELFTVEADQEARTYFDLLAARHVDLAPVVRDGALAGVVTRRGALRSTIYTPATDPDGRLVVGAAVGINGDVAAKATALLELGIDVLVVDTAHGHQQKMTQALPLVVRARDEHAGRTGRRIPVAAGNVVSASGTRDLVAAGADIVKVGVGPGAMCTTRMMTGVGRPQLSAVLECAGAAAEHGAHVWADGGVRYPRDVALALAAGAANVMIGSWFAGTHESPGDLRYGADGRPYKESFGMASSRAVANRTRDAAGFEKARMALFEEGISTSRMFLDPERPGVEDLIDTITAGVRSSFTYAGARTLGEFSDRAVVGLQSSAGYDEGRPLHASW; from the coding sequence GTGAAGTTCCTCAACGACCTGCAGCCGCAGCACGACCTCACGTACAACGACGTGTTCATGGTCCCGAACGCCTCCGACGTCGCGTCGCGGTTCGACGTGGACCTGTCGACGCCCGACGGCACGGGCACCACGCTGCCGCTGGTGGTGTCGAACATGACCGCGATCTCCGGCCGACGCATGGCCGAGACGGTCGCCCGCCGCGGAGGCATCGCGATCATCCCGCAGGACATCCCCGTCGAGGTGGTCGCCGAGACGGTCCGGCGCGTCAAGGACGCCCACGTCCTGTACGACACGCCCGTCACCGTCGATCCCCGCATGACCATCGGCGAGGCGCTCAGCCTGATCCCCAAGCGGGCGCACGGCGCGGCGGTGGTGGTCGACGGTGGTCGACCGGTGGGCATCGTCACGGCTCGCGACGGTGCCGAGGTCGACCGGTTCGCCCAGGTCCGCGAGGTCATGTCGACCGAGCTGTTCACCGTCGAGGCCGACCAGGAGGCCCGCACCTACTTCGACCTGCTGGCCGCGCGGCACGTCGACCTCGCGCCGGTGGTCCGCGACGGCGCCCTGGCCGGCGTGGTGACCCGTCGGGGCGCCTTGCGGTCGACCATCTACACCCCGGCCACCGACCCCGACGGCCGGCTCGTCGTGGGCGCCGCGGTCGGGATCAACGGCGACGTCGCCGCCAAGGCCACCGCGCTGCTCGAGCTCGGCATCGACGTGCTGGTGGTCGACACCGCCCACGGTCACCAGCAGAAGATGACGCAGGCGCTTCCGCTGGTCGTCCGGGCGCGCGACGAGCACGCCGGGCGGACCGGCCGGCGCATCCCGGTCGCCGCCGGCAACGTGGTGTCGGCGTCCGGCACGCGGGACCTCGTCGCGGCCGGCGCCGACATCGTCAAGGTCGGGGTCGGCCCGGGCGCCATGTGCACGACCCGGATGATGACCGGCGTCGGCCGCCCGCAGCTCTCGGCGGTGCTGGAGTGCGCCGGGGCAGCGGCCGAGCACGGTGCGCACGTCTGGGCCGACGGCGGGGTCCGGTACCCGCGCGACGTGGCGCTCGCGCTGGCCGCGGGCGCCGCCAACGTGATGATCGGCTCGTGGTTCGCCGGCACGCACGAGAGCCCGGGCGACCTGCGGTACGGAGCCGACGGCCGCCCCTACAAGGAGTCGTTCGGCATGGCGTCGTCGCGCGCTGTGGCCAACCGGACGCGCGACGCCGCCGGCTTCGAGAAGGCGCGCATGGCGCTGTTCGAGGAGGGCATCTCGACCTCGCGGATGTTCCTCGACCCCGAGCGCCCGGGTGTCGAGGACCTGATCGACACCATCACGGCCGGTGTCCGGTCGAGCTTCACGTACGCCGGCGCCCGCACCCTCGGGGAGTTCAGCGACCGGGCGGTGGTGGGTCTGCAGAGCTCGGCCGGCTACGACGAGGGACGGCCCCTGCACGCCTCCTGGTAG
- a CDS encoding class I SAM-dependent methyltransferase, which translates to MNPTLRKVVRPLVMSANTPLAKARTRRVLAKAPRPLKLEIGGLVQRPGWVVTNVNAVTRNYLDATVRWPLEDASVSHVYSDNVIEHLPLEATRAMLREAHRCLQPGGVIRLITPDVRAHVEMYLSGAPALDSAAAQHYRALGLHVEHPIDVLRVPIGEFGHHAGYMYDLETLTVELERAGFHSVVRTPTGSSEHPDFDGLDQRTSEGGAQLSVEATR; encoded by the coding sequence GTGAATCCCACGCTGCGCAAGGTCGTCCGTCCGCTGGTCATGTCCGCCAACACGCCGCTGGCGAAGGCGCGCACCCGCCGTGTGCTCGCGAAGGCCCCGCGGCCGCTGAAGCTGGAGATCGGCGGGCTCGTGCAGCGACCCGGCTGGGTCGTCACGAACGTCAACGCGGTCACCCGGAACTACCTCGACGCCACCGTGCGGTGGCCGCTGGAGGACGCCTCGGTCTCGCACGTGTACTCCGACAACGTGATCGAGCACCTGCCCCTGGAGGCGACCCGTGCCATGCTGCGCGAGGCGCACCGGTGCCTGCAGCCCGGTGGCGTGATCCGCCTGATCACCCCGGACGTCCGCGCCCACGTCGAGATGTACCTGTCCGGAGCGCCCGCGCTCGACAGCGCCGCCGCTCAGCACTACCGGGCCCTCGGCCTGCACGTGGAGCACCCGATCGACGTGCTGCGGGTGCCGATCGGGGAGTTCGGGCACCACGCGGGCTACATGTACGACCTCGAGACCCTCACGGTCGAGCTCGAGCGCGCCGGGTTCCACTCGGTCGTCCGCACCCCCACGGGTTCCAGCGAGCATCCGGACTTCGACGGTCTCGACCAGCGCACCAGTGAGGGCGGCGCGCAGCTGTCGGTCGAGGCGACCCGCTGA